The region GCAAGCTGCAAGTCATTCAGGCCGGCGTTGGCGGCGCCATCCCGACCCTGATCGTCCAGAGCGCCAACAACCAGACCGATCTGGAGCAGTACGTCGGCAAATCAATCGGCCAGATCGCCCAGGAGCAGGGCAAAAATCCGATTGACACCATGCTCGACCTGTCGATCGCCGGCGACCTGAACGTCGAATTCCTGGGCCCCAACCGCGGCTTTAACGCCGACTACACGGCCGAGATGATTAACGATTCCCGGTTCACCGTTCCCGGCGCGTCCGACGGTGGAGCGCACACCAAGTTCTTCACCGGCGGCGCCTTCACGACCGATTTTCTGCGCTGGCTGGTCCGCGACGAGCAGAAGGTCAGCCTCGAAGAAGCCCACTATCGGCTGTCGGCCCTGCCCGCCCACGCGGCCGGCTTCCGCGACCGCGGCACGCTGCGCGAGGGCGCTGCGGCTGACGTGGTGGTCTACAACCTGGACGAGCTGGACATTGAGCCGGACTGGATTGGGGAAATCACCTACGACTTCCCGGGTGGCGAGTGGCGGCGCGTACAGCGGGCCAAAGGCTACCGGGCGATTATCGTCAACGGCCAGACCACCTTTGAAGACGGCCAGTGCACGGGCAACACCTCGGGTAAGTTGCTGCGCCACGGCCACGCTTAAGCCCGACACTACACTCTGGGCCTGGGGCCGCAGCCCTGCGGCCCGTTCCTCATCCGGCCAGCCGAGGGCGGCTGGCCGCTCTATCACACTACAGCCTGAGCCGTATCGCCTCCCGTCGCCCGCACTCTGCCCGAGCGCAGTGCATTGAGGAGGGCTGCCTCATCCGCCAGACCGCCCCGAAGCCCCACACTGAACATTCTTCGGCCGCCCGGCCGTTTTGCCTAAAACCGCTCAGGTGGCGGCCAGGCGACCGAGCCCGTAATACGGATTCTTCATGAGGAGTATCCATTAGCGAGGTGAGCAGCCGCGACGAAGTAGGGGAAGCCGGTCAGGGAGCGGACCCGAGCGGCGGTGTAGTGCCGGAGGCGGGTCGTCAGGAAGGTCGATAAGGCATCTAAGGAGGTGGGCTGCCGAGGGGCGAGCCAATCTTTGAGATCGCGCCAGAGGCGTTCGATCGGATTCAACTCCGGGGCATAGGGCGGGAGGAAGAGGAGGCCGACATTGGGGGGCAGGCGCAGGGAACGGGCCTTGTGAAAGGCGCCATTATCGAGGACGAGGAGATGGAAGTGGGCCGGCGCCGTGGCAGCCAACTGCTCCAGGAAGAGCTGAAAGAGAGAGCTGGTCAGCGCGGGCAACTCCAGAAAGAAGCTCTGGCCCGTCGTCGGTTCCACGGCCCCATACAGATAGAGACTCTCGAACCGATAGGCAGCCGGGACCACGGGCTGCAGGCCCCGGGCGGTGATCCGGCGGCGCACGATAGGCAGCAAGCCACACCGACTTTCATCCTGGGCCCACACCCGGCACTGCGTATAGCCGGCGCGCCGGGCCTGGCGCACCCGGTGGCGGAGGTGCTGCGCTAGGGTCCGGCGGAAGCGGGCGACCTCAGCAGCGTTTTTTTGGGATGCGCCCGCCGCGGTGCTTTGGGCTTGGCGCCCAGCTTATAGCGGACCAGCCCGTGGACGGTACTGTAGCAGAGGTGCACGTGGTGCTCCTGGGCCAGATAGCGCTGAATCTCGCCGTAGCTGGTAAAGCCCCGAGGCTGCGCTAAGCGCTGGTGGAGGTGTGCCAGGACCGCCGGGGGGAGAGTGCTCCGTTTCCCGGGCGCTGTCTTGATGGTCAGCAGCGCGCGAAGCCCGCCCGCTTCATACTGGGTTAACCACGCCCGGATGGTATGGCGATGGACAGCGAGGAGGGCAGCCAGAGCGACGCGGGATGCCGCTTGGCCACTCGCCAGCAGATACAGCGCTTGTAAGCGTTGGCGCTTGCGGGCCTCGGGCTCCGCTCTCACCCGCCTTTGGAGTTGCTGGGGGCTTTCGGTAATCACAGGGAGGGCTTTGTTCATAGCCCGCCATCGTGCCCCTCCTAATGGATACCTGTCAAACAGAAATAATATAAGTCCCTGATTTTCCTGATCTCGCTCCCCTCCGATCCAGACCTTGCGTCTGAGAACGCGCAAAGTGTCCACCTTGGCCCGACCGCTGGTCGCGGCGGTGTTGTCACCGAAGTTGGGCAGCGACAAAGGCGTTCAAAGAGGGATAATCAAAGTAATCGGTATGGCGAATCACCCGCCCCTTTTGGATCTGCAACACGGTGAGTCCTTCGGCTTTGATCTCCACCGTCTCATTTTCGGGACCGCCAAAATACTGGGCGGGCGCGGTGCCTGTGATTTCAACATACAGCACCACGCGGTCGTTCGACGCAAAACTCTTCACGATACGGACCGTGGTGTCCTCCCTGAGAGAGGGCGCCATATAGTCTAAAAAGGAAGCGAGCGAATCCAGGTGAGAGGAGAGACCACTCCCAGCAAGAGCTGTCGGGTCTTCAAACACCATATCCGGCGCAGCTACTGCCCGCACCTTCTCAAACTCTTTACCATACAAGGCGCGGTAATACGCCTGAGCGACGTCTATAGGGGTCATGGGGAGACTCCCTGCCGTTGGTGTGGTGAGAAAGAAGAAACTGAAGAGCACAGCGCCAACTCTCGGTCCTTTTTTCATGCGTACGCCTTTCTCTTTCTACTATCAAGCGGTTGCTCGAACAGTGCCCGCTCCACATCTTACGTCCGAGAAGGTCCCATCTGTCAACTACCACTCTGTCAACTACCACTGCACACCACCCCTGCGGACCCGAGCAGGGGCGCGGTCAGACCGCTATCTCCTGGTACTCCCCCGGCTGCATCCGGCTGATCGTCTCGCGAATCGTGGTGACATGGGCCTGGATGCGGGGCCAGGACGTCGAGCGCAGCACCAGGATGGGCCAAGCGCCGCCCGAACAGATTCTGTTGATGACGCAGCTGTTGGTCCGTGGTGATGAGCAGGTCGTAGCCCTCGGCTTCGGCACGATCCAGCAGGTCCCCATTGCGGAGCGTTGCCCACCCCAGCTCGAAGGCCGTGTCGACGGTGTGCCCGGACAGACTCCGCCGTAGGGGAACCGGCGTGCCCTGGTCAAACAGGACTTTCATGCCGGGCCGGAAGC is a window of Desulfurellaceae bacterium DNA encoding:
- a CDS encoding helix-turn-helix domain-containing protein, with protein sequence MNKALPVITESPQQLQRRVRAEPEARKRQRLQALYLLASGQAASRVALAALLAVHRHTIRAWLTQYEAGGLRALLTIKTAPGKRSTLPPAVLAHLHQRLAQPRGFTSYGEIQRYLAQEHHVHLCYSTVHGLVRYKLGAKPKAPRRAHPKKTLLRSPASAGP
- a CDS encoding nuclear transport factor 2 family protein, with the translated sequence MTPIDVAQAYYRALYGKEFEKVRAVAAPDMVFEDPTALAGSGLSSHLDSLASFLDYMAPSLREDTTVRIVKSFASNDRVVLYVEITGTAPAQYFGGPENETVEIKAEGLTVLQIQKGRVIRHTDYFDYPSLNAFVAAQLR